The region TGTGGCTCACGGGCCGGCTTAAAACGGTTTGTGGGCTGAAtgcggcctgcgggccgtagtttgcccacccctgagccagAGGGTACAGCACAGCCCCAGCATCACATCTCTTGGGGCGGGGCTGACTCACCCTTGTCCCGCACGTGGGGCAGGCAGTGCCCAGCACCCACTGAGCCACCTGCCTTCCAGTGCTAGCGCTTTGGGGCAGGCTGTACAGCACTGGGCACCACGGAGTCctgggccatgcctggggctGCTAGACATAACCGCTATACCGATAACCACGCTTGGTTATAAGCAGAATGATAAGTTACAAGTATTCAGAGCACGGAGTCGGTCAGAGTCCTGTGTTCAAACAGAGAGGTTACAAATGAGAATAAAGTCTCCTGCTAGGCTTCCTGCCCATGAGCCAGGGCCTGCCTCCATTGAGAAAAGGGCAGGGGAGCCTCATTATAGCCCTGTTAAGTTTCAGGATTTCCAAGTCTCAGGAACCTGAACATTCAttcccccgcacctcctgccaaAGCTCTACAAAGCCTTTCAGTGTTTACTCCCACAGGTTCCCTTCcttgaaagacacacacacactcagctcaCCATTTTTCTGCACCTTCTGCCCTAAACTATTGTGGACTCAGAAGTGGGTGCATTCAGGCTGTGGACAGTGGTCGCTGTGCGTACAGTGGTTTGTTAAGCACTGTCGGATCACTTGGTGCATTAGGATTTGAAATGATTGTAATGATGGCAAAGGAACCCGTATAATTTCTCCACTTCCCCCCATTTTGCATTATGTGTTGACGTCATTGGCTATCTTTCACCTTGCATTTTATGTAACCTTGTGAGACTGTTCTTGCAGCTGTGCAGGGATGGCCAAACGATAGCTTTGGGATGCAGAAATGGCCTCTCCTTGAAGCACTCTGAATTCAGTTGTGGTGCAGTACCCTACGCTGCAGGAGATAGCATGCCACCCTGCTCCTGTTTGCTCCTATAGTTGCCACACTTTCATAGAGACAGAGCAAGAGTGTAATCCTAAAGCAGAAACAGCAGTGTTCTGCACCAAAAGGCAACCAgctctgctaaaagaaaaggagtacttgtggcaccttagagactaaccacaagtactccttttctttttgcgaatacagactaacacggctgttactctgaaacctgtcattatgcacaGCTCTGCTAAGggtcagtggggaaaaaagagcAGGTAAGCATCTGAGAGTGTAAATCCTGATACTAGCACTTTGAACTTACATAGTACCTGCCATTTGAGGAGTTCAGTGCACTTTACAAATTATAATTTACTCTCATAGTTGTAACCCTAACTCACCAACAGTAACATGTAATCTGTAAATGAATCCTAATGCTGATCTTTACTCTCACCAGCAATCCATAACTctgaatgtaaaaagaaaaggaggacttgtggcaccttaaagactaacaaatttatttgagcataagctttcgtgagctacagctcagaatgcatccgatgaagtgagctgtagctcacgaaagcttatgctcaaataaatttgttagtctctaaggtgccacaagtcctccttttctttttgcggatacagactaacatggctgctactatgAAATCTGAATGTAAAATGAACCATTTACCTGAAACCTATAACTGGTTATGCCAAATCCAATCCATATTTGTAACTCTAACCCACAACTGTAACTCTCATGTGTAAATTGTAACATATCTGAAACACACAACCCAATCTTAACCCTATACATAACCCAAGATCATAACCAGTAAACTGCAAGCATTGACTGCAGTCAATATATAACCCATGTTTGTAACCTAAACTCATAATTTTAAACCCATAATACATCATTTTATGTTTCTATAAACCTTTTCATCCACATAGGACTATAcaaataggcttggaaggattagatttttatcagtaaatgtcagtttTACTTTATACACGTAAACCAacgaaaaaaatatttccatagctGATAGAAGTTACAGACATACAAAGAATAATGCTGCTTGATGTTGACCCCCACATAATTCATGCAAAAATTTAAATCAGtaaccatttaattttaaaaaatatatatctgtcaaaattattttaaaaaattcagatttggccCCACCTATATATAAATATCCAAGCATGAGGCCTCCCACtgtagacaaagccctggctgggatgatttaattggggattggtcctgctttgagcagggggttggactagatgacctcctgaggtcccttccaaccctgatattctatgattctatgattccacctGGCTGGAAAAAGCAAGGCTGGCCCCAGTGGTTCATGCTGTTGCCCAGGCCTCTCACAGTTTCTATCACTGTAGAATATAGGGCCTGggtttttccttccttttggcCATAGCTCAGTATCATCTAGTGGGCTCCTGTACATTTCTAACTTGTTGtgaaagctggaggaggggatggagctAATTCTGAGCCCTGTTTAATGGCTGCTTAGTATTGTTCAACAAGGACTTGTCTACCTGAGACAGAGCCTGTAttcaaatacaggtttcagagtagcagctgtgttagtctcttatctgcaaaaagaaaaggagtacttgtggcaccttagaggctctaaggtgccacaagtattccttttctttattcaattacagtagttctcaaccaggggtacatgtacccttaggggtacgcagaggtcttccagggggtacatcaactcatctagatatttgcctagttttacaacaagctacataaaaagcactagcaaagtcaatacaaactaaaatttcatacagataatgacttgtttatactgctctacagactatacactgaaatgtaagtacaatatttatatgctagttgatttattttataattatgtgctaaaaatgagaaagtcagcaatttttcattaacagtgtgctgtgacacttgtatttttaggtctgattttgtaagcaagtagtttttaaatgaaatgaaacttggggtacacaagacaaatcagactcctaaagggctacagtagcctggaaaggttgagagtctaATACAGTAGCTGTTCTAATACAGTAGCTGGGGTTTGTGGGTTTAGATGTGTCCCTAGAGAACAGTCTTGAAAGGCTGGGCACAGGGCCTTCTACATTCGCGGTCCATAATCTTGCAATGCTCTTCCCTAGTAGACATCTAGGGCATCTTTGCAAGTCGGGCTAAGGCTTGCTGCAGGTGTTTGTGGTACAGAATGTGCTTACTGCACGTGCTCTTGGATTTGTTTGGCAGCTTGCCTGTCGTGAGCGTGAACTCCAttaggctgtggaatagtctcttGGAAAAGGAGTGAAAACCCGCTTCACTTGTGACATCAGATGGAATCACTCTGCATTTATAAAGCGATCATGcattggctgggagctggacTGGATGAGGCCTAAGATGGCTTCCCCATCTTTAACGTGGATGATTCTAGATCTAGTTAATTTTTAAAGCACGTGAAAACTTCACCTTTACTAGTTTGGTGGCAGCAATCTACTGCCTTCAGTCTCCCAAGTGTCTTCTCTCTGTTTTCTCTAGGCAAAGAGCGTGACGATGCAGCCCTCCATTGCAGCTGGTTTATAAAGTTTGCCTTAATGAATACAGTTTTTGGGACTATTCCCATCTTATTCAGGCATCCGTCCATTTATGGCCTGTCCCGGATCACCAGTAGCCTGTACCTCAGCAATGGTACGGCTGCCAATAACAAGCTCCTGCTCTTCGCCAGCCAGATCACTACTGTCATCAATGTGTCTGTGGAGGTGGTGAACACCTTCTATCCAGACATTCACTACATGCACATCCCTGTAACTGACACCCCCATCTCTCGCCTCTACGATTACTTTGACCTCGTGGCAGATAGGATCCATAATGTGGACCTGCAGCAAGGCCGGACACTGCTACACTGCGCTGCAGGCATCAGCAGGTCAGCTGCCCTGTGTCTGGCCTATTTGATGAAGTACCATGCCATGTCTCTCGCGAATGCTCATGCCTGGGTCAAGTCCTGCCGCCCCATCATCAGACCTAACAATGGGTTCTGGCGACAGCTTGTCCAGTATGAGTATAAACTCTTCGGCACCAATACAGTCCGAATGGTCAACTCTCCACTGGGTTTGATCCCGGATCTCTATGAAAATGAAGTAAGAATAATGATAGCATTTTGACTGTAACTAGGTTTACCACATCTCATGAAGGAGCCCAGAGGGAAAACAAAGGGGCAGCTAAGCTTGATGAAGTTTGGAACGTGGACAATAAACTCTTCAGCCCGGTGAGGTTTACTGCCCCGCTGGTATAAGTATAGGGGATTAGCTGAGACGAATGGGGCTATCTggtttttattataaataaaaccAAATTTAAACTCCACTGTTGGGTTTCACATCCCATTTGTATTGACTTCTGACAGGAGCTCTAGGTGCTGTCTGAATGCTACTGGTATGTGTTAAGAAAGCATCCTTTTATCCCACCATTGTGAGATGTTCATCATCTCTGGCTCTGTTCACGCTCAGGGATAGATTCCAGCGGAAACTCAGAACAATGGGAAAGTTGCCAACTATTCTTTTTCTAAATAGGAATTGAAATGAAGTGTTCTGAAAAACTGACCCCAAGCCCAATCCTTTGCTGTGTTGCAGAGATGCTAGAGATGTCCCCTGCATCCCTGTTTCCAGAAGCTTAAGGATTCCCTGCCTTCTCCCTTCACCTCTGCATCTCATTACCCCCACTGCCTTTCTGCTGGAGGATGCATAGGCACTCCTCCCTTCAGAGATCCTTAATCATCTGAGGGAATTGCTATGCAAAAACCTGGTGACTTCCACATCCACAACCTCCTACGGCTCAAGGTTCTGCCTCTGCAGCACTGCTAGCCTGTGCAGAGAGAAAATGGGACCAGGAAACAGGCAAACATGGGGTTCCTACATGGCAGTTTTGATCAGTGTCACAAGATCACCAGCCTTCCTACAAACTTGAGGCCTGATCCTATCAGGAGCAGGCCCCATCTTTTTAGTTCCTGAAGGATTACAGTGAAGTTGTCAGGTGTCCTTGCTTTGGCCATTTTGGCTTGAGCAGTGGCAGCAGCTATCTCAGTCATTACACTCCCCTCAAACCGTCGAGTCTGGCATCTGAGGCTTGGGGCTGCATGGAGGATCTCCGTGTTTGAAGGGGAAGATCTCTTCAGCCTCAGGGAACAGAAGATGCTGTAGAAATGATGGACACAATGTCCACTGTTATGCCTCTTCAGCCTGGTATCCTGTCGAGATCACCCTATGTCTGCTGGTTTCCACACTTATTTTAACCCTGTTCTTGAACTATACAACAGCCCTAATACAGTGCAAGGCAGAAGCATGGCTCAGGGGCACAGTCCAATCCCATCCAAGGTgaaaggtcttgtctacactgttTCAGTGCGAGTGTAGTACCTACAATAGTGCAGTTAGTCCTCCTAGTACAATCCCACTATGCTCTTGCTCACCCACTAGCAACAGCTCAGACCACGGGCTGTCATGGGTCAAACTAGCTGCACGCAGGCCCAAGAACAGCCAGGATGGTCCAGGGATGGTTTTAGCTCTGTTCAGCCCTTCTGCTCCCCTATTCAGGGCAGGTCCGAGAGACACTAAGGCTGTATGTAGCTGGTCTCACCTCTTCTTGTTCCCCATGCGCACCCCGGCACTCAGTCCCATGAGCAGCAATAAAGGACACCCCAATAATCCAAAATACAACTTTCCTAGAACTTAACAAGAGCAGCAAAagctaattttcttttaaatgtccaGAGGATTCACTTGTGTCACacctcctgccacacacacacactggttagTCTACAGCCGCCCCGCATCCCCTATGTAGAGGAAAGGAGGGAGGTCACTGCAGTCTGCTTCTTGCCTCAGCAATATCACCCATGCCCCTGAGATGTGAAAGAGGCAGACGAACCAGGGCACACAGATACACAGCAAAGCTAATGCTAGCCTCAGATACCCAGTAAACCCTAGTGATTCATTATTGCTTATCCTCACTGAGTAATAGAACGGCCCCTGGGGGCACCACTGCCATAGATGAGGACAGGCATGGAGGCTGTATGGGGGCCCCAGGTAGATGTCCTCCAGCTGGGCCCAGACAAGTCCTAGAGGGATCCTAGAGGGAGACCATTAGTGCAGTTACAGAACAATAACAGAGCAAAATTAATGCATCAGTCACAGAATGACAAGAATAGGGGTGTTGCTATAGACCCCTCCAGGAAACCCCCTCTGTACTGTGTATTTTGTGCCAGCCCTGGGGTGCCCATCGctgctcctttcccccacccccatctgcctGTCCCCACAACCCCAGACAGACTCCTGTGGCTCTCTCGGCGCCTGCTTGCGGAGGCGCCCTGTTGTGGAGGCGCAGCAAGGCAGCCACCCCCTGCGGCCCCCCTTGGCGGGGTTCCTGGTCAATGGGCTGGGAGCCGGGTCAGCactgggggagaagtgggggacGAATGCAGCATGCGGAGACTCTCCGCAGcatgcagggaaggggggagctgccccccagGTGAGAGTGCCCCACATTGCTGACCCACGGCTACATGGAAATTTTATACATTAAACGTCAATTTTATTATGTATATTTcaagtattttataaaaataaagtacAGGTATCACCAATGTCTTAgacaataaaatacatttttatcttAAGCCAGTTTGACACAGTCTTTTATGAGATTCCCTGCAGCTTTTTGAGTATGATTCTCAGCCACCTTTAGGACAGTTTTCCTTAAGAGATCACTTTGTGAGGGTTTCCTTCAATGGTGCCATCATATAACTTCTCTGCAGCATGAAAACAGATGTAGATTTAGTTCCTCAAGAGAATCAAATGCTGGTGGTTGTTTCAGAAAAGGGAAGAGAGGGTCACAGGTTCCCTTGGCAGAGAAGAGTCCACACAGTTCAACCAGAAGTTGGCACAGCTGGCATGATAATGGCTGCCCTGGCAGAAGACAGGGTCTGAGTTTCCTGAAAAAGCCTGCCGAGTAAAGTAGTGATTACTACAAAAGCTGCCTTTATAGCCACACAGGGCTGAGCACTAATGAGGGGGCAGCAGACCCTGCCTGATTGAGGCCACAGAGACAGCATACTGAAAACTGGACCCACATGGCATGAGATGGAGGTCCCTCACCTTTAATTGTGAGGTTACAAGTCCAATGGTCCAACTTGAGCCAGAGTGGCTCTAACAGAGCAGCTGGTGGCCTCAGGATATACTAGAAACAACACAGCTCTATGAGCTCTGAGCACTGGTCATTGCTTAGTTTAGTGGCTCTGCTCAGaagcattgtgctaggcactgcacagacagagGCAGCcagtcctgctttgaacagatTGCACTTATCCCACCAAACGACATGCACCTTGTGCTTTACGGGTAAAGGCCCTGCAGAAATACGTGATCCCTTTCCAGCGACACAGAGCTGAGTCCATAGGAACGGACAGGGCTGGCTGCATTTACCGCTGAGTTCCCCTTCACCTCTGTTCAGCAAATGCCACAAACTTTGCCAGGTGCTAAATCCTGCCCAGGTGAGTGGATTTCACCTCCCAGGGAGGGCTCCAAAAGCTGGAAAGTTACATCAACAGAGTCAAGAAAGAGAAACAAGAGTCAAGGTATTCCATCCCTAAGAGTTAGAGACCCAACTGCAAGGAGCCCATATAATGCACCAGCTCTCAAGGAAAGGGAGGTAAAACAAAGCTTCCAACTTCTGATGAGCATTAAAGAGCCCATGGCACTTTGCAGAGTAAGGGTGCAGGGTAACCCGGCAGGGACCTCACCAAATGCAGGAGCTGTTCCCATAGCTTTACAATGCTAACTACATCAATAGCAATCGCTTGTCGACATACCGCCTTGTGCTGTGATCCTACTGGCTCTCATGCACGAACTAAACAGGTCAAGCAAACCAGGTCAGGTCCTAGAGGGGAGACCTCTTAAGGAACAGCAGGAAGTggtgatggggggggagggggactcttGACTGATGCACTAAGTCAGCTGCCAGCGTGGTGGTAAGGTCACCCAGCTACTGGAGAGGTTGTCTGCTGGACAAGACGTAAAGATGATGCAATGTCTTGCACCTGCGTGAGTTGTCAACGGTGGGAATTGAACTACATCCTTCATGTGAGCCTCTACTACCTAAGATAAACTTTGGAAATCAGGGCTGCTGCAGGCTCCTAAATGTCTCTATGTAGCCTAGCCGCCACTAGAGGGGATAGAGTGCCACCCTGAGACACTCACTAGCTGCAGTcaagattcagagtagcagccgtgttagtctgtattcacaaagagaaaaggagtacttatggcaccttagagactaaccaatttatttgagcataagctttcgtgagctgcagctcacttcatcggatgaagcttatgctcaaataaactggttagtctctaaggtgccacaagtactccttttctttttgaagtcaaGAGAGATTCTAGGGGATTTTTACTAGAGTGGATGCATTAGCCCCAGCGTCCTGGCCATGCTGCAATTGGagaattacattctgcctcccttGTAGTTTCCATTGAAAAGCTTATCCCTAGCTGTTGGTGTTGAAGGCTATTAGTCAGCTGCTGCCATGTTTCACCCCAGACAAGTATATTTTGGATGGTTTGGCTTCCTGCAGGAGGAAAGGTTGTACTGTACACATGGACAATCATTCATCATTACAGCCCCCACGGGGCTGCACAGCCTAGGTACAGCTTGCAGCATTTGGACAGTCAGCCGCCTATCAAACAGGTGAGTGCATGATGATTTGAGCAGACTTCAGCCTGTACCAAAGCAGGTGAATGATGAATGGGGCTCCTGTTCCCCTCCTGACCCCATTCAGCAGCAGTAGGGTCGCCAAGGCACTTGCTCCTGCTGCTCCCCGCCCTCTGCCCTGAGATTCCACACAATCTGGGGGCTGAGCTGCCCTCAGGGTAACTCCAGGTTTGTCCTAGGATAAAGATCAGAACTCAGGCAGGATCAAAGGGGTATTGCCTTCCAAACAGGAGCTCTAGCCCACGGCCTCTGAGTTAATGAGGCTTTGTCCTTTGCTAGCTGCCCTGGAGCCACAGTTAGTTCCGCTTTACCGATGGCGATACTGACTCATGGAGAGGCCACATGTtgtgcccaaagtcacacaagtcAGTTGTAAagccagaaagagaacccaggagtccggagtcccactccctgctctaaccactaggaaaCACTCCACTTCCTTGCCATATGCAGCTGTTTACTCTTGAGTCCCAAGGAAGATTTCAGAAACAAAATAGCAGCTGCCCCAGGAGAAAGAGTACAGCCAGATCACCTGAAGGCCTCCCCAGCCCACACAtggacacccccctccccagggctgggagtttTTTGCATAAGCTGAAATGTCTTACCAGCCTCTGGAGAACATTGGGGCTGAGCGAGAGAAAAGCCTGCAGGTTATTCCAGGCTAAGTCCACCTTCCGTGGGCTGTGCTGCAACAGCTTGCTGGCTACCTTCTGAGTCTTCATCCCTCTTTCCACACTGTTAGACACCCTGTAAACTTCAGGCAAACCTGCCCACGAGGGAAGGTGCTAGTCAGGGGAAGAAGAGACACCCAAAGACAGCTTCTCTGGGGAAATTAGCTGTCACTGTGCTGTCTGCATCCTTGGGCATTCAACCAGGAACAATGGAAGGTAGAGGATTAATGGCTACAGACCCGGTGGTCTGGCCTTAAAGCCCCATCAGGCATGCAGCTTGCAGGGCATTGTTTGCAAAGCAGGTGACTATAAATTCAGGTGATCATATGTCCTgctttggctgggacagtcccttctTTGAGCCCTGTTCCAGCAtcccgactttttttttttttgggggggggggcaaaaatgggcatttgttccatttgctcttgccaacttgatcagtcggcaagagcaaatgggacaaatgcccacctTTGTCAAcaagtggggtgtggaggaacatgCATGGAGATGAGCAGTGATgccagctccacacaggggttgaggcagggctcaggcaagcaGGGCTTGAGCGAGCAGCGACTCCATCCCCAGGctcctgggagtgggggcaggcagggctcgggcGAGCAACAATGTCAGCCTCAcccagggaggtgggggcagggttcGGGAGAGCAGCTTGGGCCAGCCtcacactggggggagggggggtctggcTAGCCCcacatggtgtccagttttccctttgggaaataggGTCAACTTACTATAAATATAGATCCCAGAGGGAGCTGCGTATTTGGGCGTAGGAAGAATCCTTCCATAGAGGGTCTCACAGAATTAGAGTTACCCCACAACCCATCTAACCCAAGCATCCCCTCCACTTCCACAAAACACACCACTGGGTTATCTAATCCCCTGGCCTGTCTCAGACAGCGGCCAATGCAGGATTCTCCAGAGAAAGCTGTGAACCCATATCATGCACCTCATTGTACTTGTACTGGGGGCCAGGGCGCACAAGGAGGGATTTCATCTTGACCCCAGCAGGAGGGgttccacctaacgaagagagggaagaacatcttcgcaagcaggctggctaacctagtgaggagggctttaaactaggttcactgggggaaggagacaaaagccctgaggtaagtggggaagtgggatactgggaggaagcatgagcaggagagcgcaagtggggagggctcctgcctcatactgagaaagctggatgcgagttatcttaagtgcctatacacaaatgcaagaagcctgggaaacaagcagggagaactggaagtcctgacacagtcaaggaattatgatgtgattggaataacagagacttggtgggataactcacatgactggagtacggtcatggatggatataaactgttcaggaaggacaggcagggcagaaaaggtgggggagttgcattgtatgtaagagagcagtatgactgctcagagctccagtatgaaactgcagaaaaacctgagagtctctggattaagtttagaagcgtgagcaacaagggtgatgttgtggtggcagtctgctatagaccacaagaccagggggatgaggtggacgaggctttcttccggcaactaacagaagttactagatctcaggccctggttctcatggaagacttcaatcatcctgatatctgctgggagagcaatacagcggtgcacagacaatccaggaagtttttggaaagtgtaggggacaatttcctggtgcaagtgctggaggaaccagctaggggcagagctcttcttgacctgctgctcacaaactgggaagaattagtaggggaagcaaaagtggatgggaagctgggaggcagtgaccatgagatggtcgagttcaggatcctgacacaaggaagaaaggagagcagcagaatacggaccctggacttcagaaaagcagactttgactccctcagggaactgatgggcaggatcccctgggagaataacatgagggggaaaggagtccaggagagctgactgtattttaaagaatccttattgaggttacaggaacaaaccatcccgatgtgtagaaagaatagtaaatatggcaggcaaccagcttggcttaacagtgaaatccttgctgatcttaaacacaaaaaagaagcttacaagaagtggaagcttggacaaatgaccagggaggagtaaaaaatattgctcaggtatgcaggagtgaaatcaggaaggtcaaatcacacctggagttgcagctagcaagagatgttaagagtaacaagaagggtttctccaggtatgttagcaacaagaagaaagtcaaggaaagtgtgggccccttactgaatgagggaggcaacctagtgatagaggatgtggaaaaagctaatgtactcaatgctgtttttgcctctgtcttcacgaacaaggtcagttccctgactgctgcactgggcagcacagcatggggaggagacgaccagccctctgtggagaaagaagtggttcaggactatttagaaaagctggatgagcacaagtccatggggccggatgtgttgtatccaaaggtgctaaaggagttggcgaatgtgattgcagagccattggccattatctttgaaaactcatgttcATCACACGAGgtaactggaaaaaggctactgtagtgcccatctttaaaaaagggaagaaggaggatctggggaactacaggccagtcagcctcacaaGGAaaagtccctggaaaagtc is a window of Natator depressus isolate rNatDep1 chromosome 15, rNatDep2.hap1, whole genome shotgun sequence DNA encoding:
- the DUSP18 gene encoding dual specificity protein phosphatase 18, whose amino-acid sequence is MNTVFGTIPILFRHPSIYGLSRITSSLYLSNGTAANNKLLLFASQITTVINVSVEVVNTFYPDIHYMHIPVTDTPISRLYDYFDLVADRIHNVDLQQGRTLLHCAAGISRSAALCLAYLMKYHAMSLANAHAWVKSCRPIIRPNNGFWRQLVQYEYKLFGTNTVRMVNSPLGLIPDLYENEVRIMIAF